The DNA window TCGATCTCGGCGCGGATCTGGGCCACCCGGCCCGCGATCGCGTCGGAATCGCCGGCACCCTCGATGACCGTGGTCTCGTCCTTGGTCACGACGACCTTGCGGGCCTGACCAAGCAGCGCGACGTCAGCGGTCTCCAGCGAGAGTCCGACCTCTTCGCTGATGACCTGGCCACCGGTCAGGATCGCGATGTCCTGCAGCATGGCCTTGCGGCGGTCGCCGAAGCCCGGGGCCTTGACGGCAACGGACTTGAAGGTGCCGCGGATCTTGTTGACCACCAGGGTGGAAAGGGCTTCGCCCTCGACATCCTCGGCGATGATCAGCAGCGGCTTGCCGGACTGGATGACCTTCTCCAGCAGGGGCAGCAGATCCTTGACGGTCGACACCTTCGACGACACGAGCAGGATGTACGGATCCTCGAGGACCGCTTCCTGACGCTCGGCGTCGGTCACGAAGTAACCCGAGATGTAGCCCTTGTCGAAGCGCATACCCTCGGTGAGCTCCAGCTGCAGGCCGAAGGTGTTGGACTCCTCGACGGTGATGACACCCTCGTTGCCGACCTTGTCCATGGCCTCGGCGATCAGCTCGCCGATCTGGACGTCGCCCGCGGAGATGGCGGCGGTGGCAGCGATCTGCTCCTTGGTCTCGACCTCTTTGGCCGACTTCAGCAGCGTCTCGGTGATCTTCTCGACGGCCTTCTCGATACCGCGCTTCAGGCCGAGCGGGTTGGCGCCGGCGGCGACGTTGCGCAGACCCTCGCGAACGAGCGCCTGAGCCAGGACGGTGGCGGTGGTGGTGCCGTCGCCCGCGACGTCGTCGGTCTTCTTGGCGACCTCTTTGACCAGCTCAGCGCCGATCTTCTCGTAGGGATCCTCCAGCTCGATCTCCTTGGCGATGGAAACACCATCGTTGGTGATCGTGGGGGCGCCCCACTTCTTCTCCAGGACGACGTTGCGACCCTTGGGGCCCAGCGTCACCTTTACCGCGTCGGCGAGGGCGTTCAGGCCCCGCTCGAGGCCGCGGCGGGCCTCTTCGTCATACGCAATTGTCTTGGCCATTGCGAAGTGTTCCTCCGGATTGGGGGTGGCACAATTTGTTGGTCGGGTTCAGTGCCCGCGACGGACGGCTGTGGGTGTGCTCCCGCAGGTGCGGCCCCAGCCTCACCGGCCCGACCTAGCACTCACCGATCGCGAGTGCCAACTGCATTTTTAGCACTCAACCATGGCGAGTGCAAGGTCGGTCACCCCGCGCGAAGCCCGTCCAGAACCACCTCGGTGAGCCTTTCCGCAGCATTGGGTGAGGCGTCTTGGATAGCCAGGCAGCCGACCAGGATCGCCTTCACGTCGTGCACATCGAGATCGCCGCGCACAGCGCCCGCTTGTTGCGCCGCCTCGAGAAGACCGCGCAGCAGAGTGAGGAAGGCCTTTTCCGACTCGGACTTCACCGCCTCGACGTCGACCTCCGAACCGGCCTCCGAACCGGCCAGCGCATCGGCCAGACCACGATCGGTCGCACCGAACTTCAGCACCACCGAGCGGAGGAACACGAACAGCGCCTCCCCCGGCTTCGCGTCCTTGGCCAGTGCGTTTCCCTCGTCGACGACACGCCGGATCCGCTCGTCGAGGACGGCCCGAAACAAGTCCTCCTTGGTGGCGAAGTGCCGATAGACCGTCCCGGCGCCGACGCCTGCCCGCCGGGCGATCTCGTCGATGGGCACCGCCAACCCCTGGGCGGCAAAGGTTTCGTAGGCCACCTCCAGCACGCGGGCACGGTTGCGCGCCGCGTCGGCGCGCAATGGCCGGTCGCCTTGAGCCACATCACACCTCTCGGGGATCGACATTGCGGGGCGTGCGGTGATGGCGGCGGCAGCGCTAACCGGGGCCTTCGCCCCGTTTACCTTACAGGAGAATCTGATGTCCAACTCCGAACACCGGCGATGGGCGCACTGCTCACTGCGGGCATGCTGGAACCGAGCAGCTGACCAAGGCCGTCTTCCCTTTCGGCTGACCGCCGCCAAGACCAACCAGGAGTGTCATATGAGCAAGTGGACGACCGCTGACATCGCAGACCAGACCGGCCGCGTCGCGGTGATCACCGGCGCCAACACCGGCCTCGGATACCAGACCGCCGCCGCACTGGCCGCCAAAGGTGCGCACGTCGTCCTCGCGGTACGCAACCTCGACAAGGGCAAGGATGCGGCTCGTCGCATCCAACAGTCCAGCCCTGGCGCGGACGTCGATCTGCAGGAACTCGACCTGACATCGCTGGAATCGGTTCGCGCCGCCGCCGAACAACTGAAGTCCGACCACGAAACCATCGACCTGCTGATCAACAACGCAGGCGTGATGTTCACCCCGAGGTCCAAGACCAAGGATGGATTCGAATTACAGTTCGGCACAAACCATCTGGGCCATTTCGCGCTGACCGGCCTGCTGCTGGACCGGGTGCTGGCAGTGTCGGGCTCACGCGTGGTGACCGTCAGTAGCACTGGTCATCGCCTCATCGACGCCATCCGCTTCGACGATCTCCAATGGGAACGCAACTACAACCGGTTCCGCGCCTACGGGCAGTCCAAGCTCGCCAATCTGTTGTTCACCTACGAACTGCAGCGCCGGCTGCAAGGAACCAACACGATCGCCACAGCGGCGCATCCCGGCGGGTCGAACACCGAACTGATGCGCAACTTGCCGCAGCCCCTGCAGGTGTTGACACCTCTGGTCCGACCCCTCTTCCAAGGGGCCGACATGGGCGCGCTGCCGACGCTGCGGGCGGCCACCGATCCGAACGTCCTCGGCGGGCAGTACTTCGGCCCCGACGGTTTCGCCGAACAGCGGGGGTACGCCACGCTCGTGTCGTCCAATCGCGCGTCGCACGATGCCGACGCCCAGAAACGGCTCTGGGCCGTATCGGAGGAACTGACGAAGGTCGTATATCCGATCTAGCCGAACGTGGCAGGCTGACAAGCGATGTCACTCGTCGATCCCCGAAACGTTCCCCCGTATCCACCGGCCCGCTACACCAAGGACAAGCCGGAGGTCAGCGCACGGTTGAGGCGGGGTACCGATCCGCCGGACTACGACTCGTTCGGCCTCGTGAGGTACCACTATCTGGCCAACCAGCAGTCCACCGACGGCGACTACGGCCTGTACCGCGTCGAGATCGCCCCCAACGGCGGCGGCCCCGGACCTCACTTCCACCGCGCCATGTCCGAAGCGTTCTTCGTGGTCTCGGGGACGGTTAAGCTCTACGACGGCAACCATTGGATCGACGGGCATCCGAATGACTTTCTCTACGTGCCGCCCGGCGGTATCCACGGCTTCCGCAACGAGGCCGACGCCCCTGTCGCGATTTTGATGCTGTTTGCTCCCGGCGCGCCTCGGGAGGCCTATTTCGAGGGCTTCGCCCAACTGGCCGACTTGTCCGACGAGGAACGCGCCGAGTGGTTCATCAAGAACGACAATTTCTTCCTGGAATGACACGGAAAGGCCGACACGCCGAAACGTGCGAAGTCGTAATCCGTTGCGCTAGGCTCGTTCCGATCACGTTCCGATCAAAAAGGAGCTTTGGGTGCGGGCTTATGCAGCGCCCGACACCCAGGCTTTGCGGGGCTGGCAGCGTCGGGCATTGGTGCGGTATCTGACCGCTGCGCCGCGTGATTTCTTGGCGGTCGCGACGCCAGGATCGGGCAAGACGGCGTTTGCCCTGCGGGTCGCCGGAGAGCTGTTGTCCGAGGGCGTCGTCGACCGGATCACCGTCGTCGTGCCGACCGAGCATCTCAAGATCCAGTGGGCCCTGGCGGCCAGCGCCGTCGGTATCGCGCTCGATCCGAAGTTCTCCAATTCGTCGGCGCAGACATCGTCGGAGTACCACGGCGTCGTCGTCACCTACGCCCAAGTGGCCAGCCACCCGTCACGCCATCGGGTACGGACCGAGAACCACCGCACCCTCGTCGTGTTCGACGAAATCCACCACGGCGGCGACGCAAAGAGTTGGGGTGAGGCAATCCGCGAGGCGTTCGGCGACGCCACGCGCCGCCTGTCACTGACCGGCACGCCGTTCCGCAGCGACGACAGCCCGATCCCCTTCATCAACTACGAGCGCGGCCCCGACGGCCTGATGCGCTCGCAGGCCGACCACACCTACGGCTACAGCGACGCGTTGGCTGACGGCGTGGTCCGGCCGGTCGTGTTCATGGCCTACTCGAGTGAGTCACGGTGGCGCGACAGCGCAGGCGAAGAACACTCAGCGCGCCTCGGCGAGCCGCTGAGTGCCGAGCAGACGGCACGGGCCTGGCGCACCGCACTGAACCCGGCCGGCGACTGGATGCCCGCTGTGATCGCGGCCGCCGACAAAAGGCTGCAGCAGAAGCGTCAGCACGTACCCGACGCCGGCGGCATGATCATCGCCTCCGATCAAACCGCGGCGCGTGCGTACGCCGAACTCCTGACGCGGCTCACCGGCGAAGCGCCCACCATCGTGCTGTCCGACGACAAGGGCTCGTCGGATCGGATCAGTCAGTTCTCGGCAGGCACCAGCCGCTGGCTGGTCGCAGTGCGGATGGTCTCCGAGGGCGTGGACGTACCGCGGCTGACGGTCGGGGTCTACGCGACGAGCGCGTCGACTCCGCTGTTCTTCGCCCAGGTGATCGGTCGGTTCGTCCGGTCACGGCGGCCCGGGGAGACGGCCAGCGTGTTCCTTCCCTCGGTGCCCAATCTGCTGCTCCTTGCCAGCGAGATGGAGGCCCAGCGCAATCATGTGCTCGGCAAGCCCGACCGCGAATCGGACGGCCTCGACGACGATCTGCTCGCGGATGCCGCCAAGCCGGACGACGAGTCCACCGATATGGACAACGGTTTCGAGATGCTGGGCGCCGACGCCGAGCTGGATCAGGTGATCTTCGACGGCTCCTCCTTCGGCACCGCGACACCGGCGGGCAGCGACGAAGAGGCCGATTATCTCGGCATTCCCGGCCTGCTGGATACGGGGCAGATGCGCGACCTGCTGCGGCGCAGACAGGAAGAGCAACTCTCCAAACGCACGGCCTCGGGCGAGGTGCCCCGTCCGTCGAAGCACGGACAGTTGCGCGAGCTCCGCCGCGAACTCAATGCGCTGGTGTCGATCGCCCATCACCGCACCGGAAAGCCGCACGGGTGGATCCACAACGAGCTGCGCAGGATCTGCGGCGGCCCACCGATCGCCGCGGCGACGACGGACCACCTACTTGCTCGCATCGAAGCCGTGCGCGGTCTGTAACCGCGGTCGACGGCCTACTTGGCTTGAACCTCGAAGCGAAACTCACTGTCGCCGATTCGTACGTGAGATCCGTCGGCGAGCGGGGCGCTTCCTCGAATTCGATTGTTGTCCAGTTCCACTCCGTTGGCCGACCGCGCATCGATGAGCACGAAACTGGTACCGGTGTCGATGATCACCGCGTGATGGCGGCTGACCCTCTGGTCGGCCAAGACGACGTCATTGTCAGATCGTCGCCCGATCCTCGTGGCGACACCCTTCACCGGATAGCACTCACCGGAGGCGGCCCGCAATTGTGCGCGCGCCTCCCCGGTGTTGATCGCGGTGTGGTTCGCGAGGCTGATGAAGGTACGGGTAAGGGTGATGTCGGCAGGCGGCTTGGCCTCCATCGGCTCCTGCCGCAGGATCCGTTCGTGAAGGTCCCGCAGTGGCGGGCTCGGGTCGATACCGAGCTCGTCGGCCAGAATGGTCTTCAGCCGCTGATAGGCAGCGAGGGCATCGGACTGCCGCGCCGACACGTAGTACGCGATCATCAGCTGCTCCCAGGCCGGCTCCCGGAACGGATGGGCGGCGACGAGCGCTTCCAGCTCCCCGGTGATTCGCGTGGCGCGCCCGCACGCGATCTCGGATTCGGCGAGGGCGATGTGGGTGGCGATTTTCTCGTCGACCATCGCCGTGGCGAAGACCGAGACGAAGTCGAAACCGCGAAGGTCATCGAGCACGTCACCACGCCACTGCGCAAGAGCACCCGAGTAGTGCCTGCTCGCCTCCTCGAATCGCCCCGCCGTCGCGGCCTTGACCCCCTCGTTCCGCGCGCGGATGAACCGCCCGAGGTCGACGTCCAGTTCGCCGATGTTCAGCCGGTACCCCGGTGACACCTTCTCGAGCATGCTCTTGCCGTCGAAACCGACAGAGCCGAGTAGCCGACGCAGATTGGACACGTAGGCATGCAGACTCGCGCGGGCTTCCGACGGCGCATCCTCACCCCATACGGCGTTGATCAGGGAGTCGGCCGCCACCGGCCTGTTGCGGTTCATCACCAGCGACGCCATCACGGCGCGCTGCTTGGGCGTGCCGATGGGTACCGCGGTGCCGTCGACCGACAACAGCAACGGCCCGAGCAGACCAAAAACTGGGCCCCTCTGCGGCATCGGCAGCCCTACCCCTTCGCGAGAAGTGACGTCAGCTCACGATACGGCGCTCGGCCAGTCCAGCCAGGTTCTTCAGCGAGTTGTCCAGGTGCGTCACATC is part of the Mycolicibacterium tusciae JS617 genome and encodes:
- the groL gene encoding chaperonin GroEL (60 kDa chaperone family; promotes refolding of misfolded polypeptides especially under stressful conditions; forms two stacked rings of heptamers to form a barrel-shaped 14mer; ends can be capped by GroES; misfolded proteins enter the barrel where they are refolded when GroES binds), with the protein product MAKTIAYDEEARRGLERGLNALADAVKVTLGPKGRNVVLEKKWGAPTITNDGVSIAKEIELEDPYEKIGAELVKEVAKKTDDVAGDGTTTATVLAQALVREGLRNVAAGANPLGLKRGIEKAVEKITETLLKSAKEVETKEQIAATAAISAGDVQIGELIAEAMDKVGNEGVITVEESNTFGLQLELTEGMRFDKGYISGYFVTDAERQEAVLEDPYILLVSSKVSTVKDLLPLLEKVIQSGKPLLIIAEDVEGEALSTLVVNKIRGTFKSVAVKAPGFGDRRKAMLQDIAILTGGQVISEEVGLSLETADVALLGQARKVVVTKDETTVIEGAGDSDAIAGRVAQIRAEIENSDSDYDREKLQERLAKLAGGVAVIKAGAATEVELKERKHRIEDAVRNAKAAVEEGIVAGGGVALLQSAPALDELELTGDEATGANIVRVALSAPLKQIAFNGGLEPGVVAEKVTNSKPGVGLNAATGEYEDLLKAGVADPVKVTRSALQNAASIAALFLTTEAVVADKPEKASAPAGDPTGGMGGMDF
- a CDS encoding TetR/AcrR family transcriptional regulator, encoding MAQGDRPLRADAARNRARVLEVAYETFAAQGLAVPIDEIARRAGVGAGTVYRHFATKEDLFRAVLDERIRRVVDEGNALAKDAKPGEALFVFLRSVVLKFGATDRGLADALAGSEAGSEVDVEAVKSESEKAFLTLLRGLLEAAQQAGAVRGDLDVHDVKAILVGCLAIQDASPNAAERLTEVVLDGLRAG
- a CDS encoding SDR family NAD(P)-dependent oxidoreductase; protein product: MSKWTTADIADQTGRVAVITGANTGLGYQTAAALAAKGAHVVLAVRNLDKGKDAARRIQQSSPGADVDLQELDLTSLESVRAAAEQLKSDHETIDLLINNAGVMFTPRSKTKDGFELQFGTNHLGHFALTGLLLDRVLAVSGSRVVTVSSTGHRLIDAIRFDDLQWERNYNRFRAYGQSKLANLLFTYELQRRLQGTNTIATAAHPGGSNTELMRNLPQPLQVLTPLVRPLFQGADMGALPTLRAATDPNVLGGQYFGPDGFAEQRGYATLVSSNRASHDADAQKRLWAVSEELTKVVYPI
- a CDS encoding cupin domain-containing protein, which encodes MSLVDPRNVPPYPPARYTKDKPEVSARLRRGTDPPDYDSFGLVRYHYLANQQSTDGDYGLYRVEIAPNGGGPGPHFHRAMSEAFFVVSGTVKLYDGNHWIDGHPNDFLYVPPGGIHGFRNEADAPVAILMLFAPGAPREAYFEGFAQLADLSDEERAEWFIKNDNFFLE
- a CDS encoding DEAD/DEAH box helicase; translated protein: MRAYAAPDTQALRGWQRRALVRYLTAAPRDFLAVATPGSGKTAFALRVAGELLSEGVVDRITVVVPTEHLKIQWALAASAVGIALDPKFSNSSAQTSSEYHGVVVTYAQVASHPSRHRVRTENHRTLVVFDEIHHGGDAKSWGEAIREAFGDATRRLSLTGTPFRSDDSPIPFINYERGPDGLMRSQADHTYGYSDALADGVVRPVVFMAYSSESRWRDSAGEEHSARLGEPLSAEQTARAWRTALNPAGDWMPAVIAAADKRLQQKRQHVPDAGGMIIASDQTAARAYAELLTRLTGEAPTIVLSDDKGSSDRISQFSAGTSRWLVAVRMVSEGVDVPRLTVGVYATSASTPLFFAQVIGRFVRSRRPGETASVFLPSVPNLLLLASEMEAQRNHVLGKPDRESDGLDDDLLADAAKPDDESTDMDNGFEMLGADAELDQVIFDGSSFGTATPAGSDEEADYLGIPGLLDTGQMRDLLRRRQEEQLSKRTASGEVPRPSKHGQLRELRRELNALVSIAHHRTGKPHGWIHNELRRICGGPPIAAATTDHLLARIEAVRGL
- a CDS encoding BTAD domain-containing putative transcriptional regulator, producing MPQRGPVFGLLGPLLLSVDGTAVPIGTPKQRAVMASLVMNRNRPVAADSLINAVWGEDAPSEARASLHAYVSNLRRLLGSVGFDGKSMLEKVSPGYRLNIGELDVDLGRFIRARNEGVKAATAGRFEEASRHYSGALAQWRGDVLDDLRGFDFVSVFATAMVDEKIATHIALAESEIACGRATRITGELEALVAAHPFREPAWEQLMIAYYVSARQSDALAAYQRLKTILADELGIDPSPPLRDLHERILRQEPMEAKPPADITLTRTFISLANHTAINTGEARAQLRAASGECYPVKGVATRIGRRSDNDVVLADQRVSRHHAVIIDTGTSFVLIDARSANGVELDNNRIRGSAPLADGSHVRIGDSEFRFEVQAK